The genomic stretch GCGAGCGCGGCGCTCGAGGGCCAGCGCGTGGTGCCCGAGCGGGCGCTCGCCCTGGGCTACGCGTTCCAGTTCCCGCACCTGCGCGACGCGCTCGAGGAACTGGTGGGCCACCACCGCGAGGCCGCCCACACCGGCTCCTGAAAGAGGGAGCCAGTGAGCGAAGCCGTCCCCTCTCTCTCTGGGAGAGGGTCGGGGTGAGGGACGCGCGCACAGGCTTCTTCACACAATCGAGGTTGCACCGTGCCCGCGCTCCGAAAGGATTGGAGCCATGGGTCTGCGCCTTTCGTTCTTCCTCCTCGTCACCACCCTGCTCGCGCTGGCGGGCCACGTGTACCTCTACCGCCGGCTCGTGCGGGACACGGGGAGCAGCCAGCGCTGGCGTCGCGCGGGGCTGCTCGCGCTCGGGCTCGTCTTCACCGCGATGCCCTTCGGCCGCCTGCTCTCGCGCAGCGTGGAGGGGCCGCTGAGCGCAGCGCTCGCCTCCTTCGGCTGGGCGTGGATGGCGGTCGCCGTGTACCTGGTCCTCTCGCTTGCGGCGCTGGGCGGCCTGCAGCGTGCGCGCGCGTGGCTGCAGCGCCGGCGTGCGCCCTCCCCGCCCGCACCCGTGTCCGCCGAGCGCCGCGAGTTCCTCGCGCAGGTCACGGCCGGCTCCGCAGTGGCGCTCACGGCAGGCTTCACGGGCTACGGGGCCTATCGCGCCTTCAGCCCGCCGGTGGTGAACGAGGTGCAGGTGCGGCTGCGCGGGCTGCCGCGCGCACTCGACGGGCTCACGCTCTTGCAACTCAGTGACATCCACGTGGCGCCGCTGGTGCAGCGCCGCTTCATGGACGCGGTGGTGCAGCAGTGCAACGGCCTGCGCCCGGACCTGGTGGTGGTGACGGGAGACCTGGTGGACGGCAGCGTTCGCGAGCTCGCGCCGCACGTGGCCGCGCTGCAGAACCTGCGCACGCGCTACGGCACGTACTTCTGCACGGGCAACCACGAGTACTACTCGGGCGACGTCGCGTGGGCGCAGGCGCTCGAGCGCATGGGCATCGGCGTGCTGCGCAACCGCCACGTGACCGTGGGTCAGGAGAAGGACTCGCTGGACCTGGTAGGCGTGGACGACTGGAGCCAGGACTACGACCTGGAGCGCGCGGTGGCAGGGCGCGATCCGGAACGCGCGGCGGTGCTGCTCGCCCACCAGCCCAAGGGCTGGCAGGAGGCGGCGGCGAAGGGCATCGGACTGCAGCTGAGTGGCCACACCCACGGCGGCCAGTTCTTCCCCTTCACGCTCGCGGTCTCGGCCATCTGGCAGTACCCCGCGGGCCTGTTCCACGAGGGGGACAGTCACCTCTACGTGAGCCGCGGCACCGGCTTCTGGGGCCCGCCGGTGCGCGTGGGCGCGCCGCCGGAGATCGTGAAGGTCACGCTGCTCGCGTGAGCTCTAGAGCGGGGTGCTGAAACGACGACGCCCCCGCACCGGAGCGGTGCAGGGGCGTCGCCTTCACCTGCGGGCCCGGGAGCCGGCAGGTGCTGTCCGCGAATTACGGAGCTTCGGTGGCACTCGCCGAGTTCTGCGGCTGGCGGATGGCACGGGTGACGAAGTCGTTCTTGTTGACCCCAGTGTCGGTGCTGTTGCCCTTGAACTCGTCCGACCCGTTCACGGCCATCGTGGCCGAGGTAGAGCCCGCGTAGGCCTTGCGCTCGAGGCTACCGCCCGACGCCGGGTGCGACGGAGCCGCGTTGCCGGGGCCGCCCTCGGGAGCGTTGGCAGTCCCCCACCCGAGGAGGTCGACCACCGCGCCGTTGGCGTCGAGCACTTGGATATGTCCACCGGTCGTGGTGCTCGCGCTGCTGTCGAAGGTGTAGCCGGCATCCTTCGCGGCTGCGCCGGAGTACGTCGAACCTCCCAGCAGGAAGTAGCTGTGAGCCTTGATCGTCTTACCCGCGGGGATGGTGAAGGTGCTGGAGAAGGAGCTACCCGTCGCGCTCTTGTACTGGACCTTCCAGTTATCGAGCACCACGTCGAAGTCACCGGCGTTGTAGAGCTCCACAAACTCATCCGTGCTCGAGGCGGACGTTCCGCCAGAGAACTCGCTGATCACCACGCGGCCGGGCTGGGCGCCCGAGACGGTGACGTTTGTCGAAACGGCCTGCGCCCCCGTGCCAAAGGTGACCTGGCCCAAGCCCTCCGTGGCGGACGCCGTGAAGGTGACGGTGCCGGTGGTCGTACCGGCCGCCACGCTCACCTCCGCGCTGTCGAGCGTGCCGAGCGAGCTCGGGCTGAGCGCGACCGGGAAGGTCGCGCCGCCCTCGGAGGCCGCGCGGTCCAGCGTGACGGTGAACACCTGCGTGCCGGAGGGGGCCACGCGCACGTTGGTGGGCGAGATGCTCGCGATGCGCGCGGGCGGCCGCTGCACGAGCACGTCCACCGTCTTCGTCACCCCGTTGAGGCTCGCGGTCACCGTGCCGGCCGTGTCGGCGTTGACGGTGCCCGCGGTGAAGGTGAAGGTCGCCGAGGTCGCATCCTTGGGAATGATCACGCTTGCAGGCACGGTCCCGAAGGTCGCGCCGTCGGCGCTGGGCTGCGCCGCCAGCGTGACGTGCAGGTCCGCGAGCGCAGGCAGGTCCAGCGCCACCGTGAACTCCTGGGTCCCCGCCGAGGCCACCGTCACGGGGCCCGCCGGGCTCAGCGTGTCGAGCTTCGGCAGCGCCGTGGTGAGCTGCACCGCGGTGTCCGCGGTGAGGCTTCCCAACTGCGCGTGCACCGTACCGGTGGTGGTGCTCGGAGCGGCGGAGACGTCCAGGTCGATGGTGGCGCTCGTCGCATTGAGCGGCACCTCGAGGCTGGCGTTGGCGAAGCTGCCGAGGTCCGCCGGCGCGACGCCGAACTGCACCACGGTGCCCGCCGCGACGGGGATGTCGAAGCTGACCGTCACAGTCGCCTTCGCACCGGCCGCGCTGACGACCGGGTTGGGCGAGAGCGTCATGGTGGTGGGCAGCTCGTTCGCCCCCAGCACGCGCACGCTCGTGTTCTGGCTGGAGCTCCCGAGCGTGGCCGTGAGGTCCACGTGGTCGGCCGGCGCAAGCGGCTCGAGGGCCACGGTCGCACTGAGCTGACCCGCGATGATCACGACCTGGCCGTTGTTGGCCACGCCGAGCGCGTTCGTGTCGGAGGAGACCACCGAGACGGTCACGTCCTCGGCGTACGCGTTGGCCAGCGTGACGCTGAGCGCCTGCGGGAAGGTGTCCCCGTTGGCACCCACGCGGATGTAGTTGCCGGCCGTCCCGAAGCTGGCAATGGCAGGCAGCGGCGCGAGCAGGTCACCCGCGTTGCGCGGCAGCACCTTGAAGTTGAGGAAGCCGTAGGTCAGCACGCCGCGCACCTTGCGGAACTCCGCGCCCACGGTGGGGTTCGCGTAGTTGAAGAGCGCGTCGTCCATGCGCACGCCGGCCGTGCCCGCGGCAGAGCCCTGAGGCGCGAGCGTGAACTCGTCGCTTCCGTTGCTCTGGGTCACCACCACGTCCGAGACCTCCACGAGCACGCCCACCAGCTGGGTGGCGCGCACGGGGTCCTGCAGCTCGGCCACGGTCACCGGCACGGCCACGGGGGTGGCGGCCGCACGGCGCACGTTGGTCACCTGCGCACCCGTCAGCTCCATCAGGCCGAAGAAGGGCGCGACGGTGGCCTTGGAGATGTCGAAGCGGTCACCCACCGCGAGCGGCGTCTCGCCGGTCCCGAGGGTGATGCCGAACACGTAGATCCCCGAGCGCGCGGCGCTCGCGCTGCTCGGCGCGGCCTCGGCCTGGGCGTACACGTTGTACTTGCCGGAGGCCGGCGCGGTCGCCGCGGTGACCACCAGGTCCGTGAGCGAGACGCCGGTGCCGACGTACGGCCACACGCCGTTGCGCTGGGTGTTCACGTCCGTGACGGCCACGGCGATGGTCGCGCAGGCCTGGTCACCAGGGTTCGCGGTGGGGCACACGTCGCACGCGTCACCCTTGCCGTCGCCGTCGCGGTCCGCCTGGTCCGCGTTCGCGTCCGTGGGGCAGTTGTCCACCGCGTTCGCCACGCCGTCGCCGTCGCGGTCCTGGGGGTTCGCGGCCTGGCAGGTGGTCACGCCGGCCTCGAGCGGGCAAACGTCGCAGGCATCGCCCACGCCGTCGTTGTCCGTGTCGGCCTGCTTGCCGTTGTCCATGGGGCGGATGGGGTTGAAGACGGCGGGGCAGTTGTCCACCGCGTCCGCGATGGCGTCGCCGTCCGTGTCGTCCGCGGCGCGCGCCGAGCTGTACAGCGTGGAGCCGTTGCGCGAGGCAGCCGGGAACGGGCTGCCGGTCGAGGTGCGCTGGGGCACGCAGGTGGGCTCATTGGCCGGGACCGGGTCGCAGGAGAAGAGGGGGTAGAGGCTGCCCGCGCCGAACGCCGAGTTGGACGTCGTGGTGGCCGCCGTGGTCATCGCGGCGAGCGTCTGGTTCACCTCGCCCTGCACGCAGGCGGACTTCGAGGTGCCGCACACGTCCACCGTGTCGCAGTTCTGCGCGAGGCCGGAGACGAGCGCCGAGTCACCGTAGAGCGCCTTGCCGCCGCGCACCGTGAGCACCACGTCCGCCGGGCTCGCGGCCACCACCGCGCGGTGGGGGCTCGCGTAGAAGGCGTTGAGGCGGAAGATGGCGAGGTCCGCCACCTTCCCCTCGGCGATGCGGCCCAGCTTCTCGCTCACGCCGGTGGCGTCCGCGGCGTTCGCGGTGGCCATGCGCCACAGCTGCTCGTCGCTGAGCGCGTGCCCGTAATAGCTGCTGTTGAGGAAGTCCGCGCACTGCAGCTCGCGCAGCATGTTCATGGAGCCGGACTGGATCCAGTCCGTGCCCAGCGCGACCTCGACGCCCATCTTCGTGTAGGCGGTCACCATCGCGGTGTCGCCGTAGAGCGAGACGTTGGAGCGCGGCGACCAGATGAGGGCGGTGC from Aggregicoccus sp. 17bor-14 encodes the following:
- a CDS encoding metallophosphoesterase; protein product: MGLRLSFFLLVTTLLALAGHVYLYRRLVRDTGSSQRWRRAGLLALGLVFTAMPFGRLLSRSVEGPLSAALASFGWAWMAVAVYLVLSLAALGGLQRARAWLQRRRAPSPPAPVSAERREFLAQVTAGSAVALTAGFTGYGAYRAFSPPVVNEVQVRLRGLPRALDGLTLLQLSDIHVAPLVQRRFMDAVVQQCNGLRPDLVVVTGDLVDGSVRELAPHVAALQNLRTRYGTYFCTGNHEYYSGDVAWAQALERMGIGVLRNRHVTVGQEKDSLDLVGVDDWSQDYDLERAVAGRDPERAAVLLAHQPKGWQEAAAKGIGLQLSGHTHGGQFFPFTLAVSAIWQYPAGLFHEGDSHLYVSRGTGFWGPPVRVGAPPEIVKVTLLA
- a CDS encoding DUF4215 domain-containing protein, yielding MTPRKHPLLAALGAGLLLLVAACSGDDTTQPQQQATCGNGKVETGEACDDGNSNNADACRNDCTLPPPPAARCGDGHLDSGESCDDGNTVDTDSCRNDCTLPPRCGDGHVTAGEQCDDGNTVNTDACKNDCTLPPPPATCGNGTVESGEACDDGNQVDTDACTNQCTVPAPRCGDGNVDSGEACDDGNTDDTDACRNDCTVPPRCGDGRVTAGEQCDDGNMTNGDGCETSCQVTPIHNATVCPGASLAPLSSGATCEVTHVGGAARLYSGVVLKDGETLAGGQVLVSAEGVITCAACDCSGAAGAADATVVSCPQGVITPGLINAHDHITYQKAPGIDVPTAERYEHRHDWRIGGAAHDGHKKLTSGANGQADLIRWAELRQVMAGTTSVAGSGGQGGFLRNLDKVSTASGTTADQVGLGEPAAYYQTFPLDDSSGAEQTSGCAYGNSRDFSTDVPYLAAYLPHVGEGIEESARNEFRCVQGTPLTSLLTSRTAVIHGIGVTAQEIGQMASHGTALIWSPRSNVSLYGDTAMVTAYTKMGVEVALGTDWIQSGSMNMLRELQCADFLNSSYYGHALSDEQLWRMATANAADATGVSEKLGRIAEGKVADLAIFRLNAFYASPHRAVVAASPADVVLTVRGGKALYGDSALVSGLAQNCDTVDVCGTSKSACVQGEVNQTLAAMTTAATTTSNSAFGAGSLYPLFSCDPVPANEPTCVPQRTSTGSPFPAASRNGSTLYSSARAADDTDGDAIADAVDNCPAVFNPIRPMDNGKQADTDNDGVGDACDVCPLEAGVTTCQAANPQDRDGDGVANAVDNCPTDANADQADRDGDGKGDACDVCPTANPGDQACATIAVAVTDVNTQRNGVWPYVGTGVSLTDLVVTAATAPASGKYNVYAQAEAAPSSASAARSGIYVFGITLGTGETPLAVGDRFDISKATVAPFFGLMELTGAQVTNVRRAAATPVAVPVTVAELQDPVRATQLVGVLVEVSDVVVTQSNGSDEFTLAPQGSAAGTAGVRMDDALFNYANPTVGAEFRKVRGVLTYGFLNFKVLPRNAGDLLAPLPAIASFGTAGNYIRVGANGDTFPQALSVTLANAYAEDVTVSVVSSDTNALGVANNGQVVIIAGQLSATVALEPLAPADHVDLTATLGSSSQNTSVRVLGANELPTTMTLSPNPVVSAAGAKATVTVSFDIPVAAGTVVQFGVAPADLGSFANASLEVPLNATSATIDLDVSAAPSTTTGTVHAQLGSLTADTAVQLTTALPKLDTLSPAGPVTVASAGTQEFTVALDLPALADLHVTLAAQPSADGATFGTVPASVIIPKDATSATFTFTAGTVNADTAGTVTASLNGVTKTVDVLVQRPPARIASISPTNVRVAPSGTQVFTVTLDRAASEGGATFPVALSPSSLGTLDSAEVSVAAGTTTGTVTFTASATEGLGQVTFGTGAQAVSTNVTVSGAQPGRVVISEFSGGTSASSTDEFVELYNAGDFDVVLDNWKVQYKSATGSSFSSTFTIPAGKTIKAHSYFLLGGSTYSGAAAKDAGYTFDSSASTTTGGHIQVLDANGAVVDLLGWGTANAPEGGPGNAAPSHPASGGSLERKAYAGSTSATMAVNGSDEFKGNSTDTGVNKNDFVTRAIRQPQNSASATEAP